The Humulus lupulus chromosome 3, drHumLupu1.1, whole genome shotgun sequence genome window below encodes:
- the LOC133823040 gene encoding ribonuclease 3: MRNNSSIVLIIKLLILQYLSVLCVSEDNFDFFYFVQQWPGAYCDTKQHSCCYPKTGKPAADFGIHGMWPNYNDGSWPSNCDPDSVFSIHEISDLMGRLQKEWPSVSCPSSNGNRFWSHEWVKHGTCSEQELDQHDYFEAGLKLKEKANLLNILKTAGIEPNDKFYSLESIKEAITEGVGHAPGIECNKDSDGNSQLYQVYLCVDTSGSDFIECPKLPRGRCATTVQFAKF; encoded by the exons ATGAGAAACAACAGCTCAATAGTGTTGATCATCAAGCTATTAATCTTACAATATCTCTCAGTCCTTTGTGTTTCAGAAGATAACTTTGATTTCTTCTACTTTGTCCAACAA TGGCCAGGAGCATATTGTGATACAAAGCAGCATAGTTGTTGCTACCCAAAAACAGGAAAGCCAGCAGCAGATTTTGGAATACATGGGATGTGGCCAAACTACAACGATGGTTCATGGCCATCGAACTGTGATCCAGATAGCGTCTTCTCTATACATGAG ATATCAGACTTGATGGGCCGTCTGCAAAAGGAATGGCCATCCGTAAGCTGCCCCAGCAGCAATGGAAACCGATTTTGGTCACACGAATGGGTAAAGCATGGGACTTGTTCCGAGCAAGAACTAGATCAGCATGATTACTTCGAAGCAGGTCTCAAGCTCAAGGAAAAAGCCAACCTACTCAATATCCTCAAAACTGcag GTATTGAACCAAATGATAAATTTTACAGCTTGGAGAGTATTAAAGAAGCTATAACAGAGGGAGTTGGGCATGCCCCGGGAATAGAGTGCAACAAGGATTCAGATGGTAATAGTCAACTTTACCAAGTTTATTTGTGCGTCGACACTTCTGGTTCTGACTTCATTGAgtgtcccaagcttccaagaGGAAGATGTGCAACAACTGTTCAGTTCGCCAAATTTTAA